In Brachypodium distachyon strain Bd21 chromosome 5, Brachypodium_distachyon_v3.0, whole genome shotgun sequence, the genomic window CATGTATCACAAGTGTCAGAGGGTGATGTTTTGGCTGCGGAAGCCACACTCCTCTTCTACGAAAGACTCTAGCAGTGGCCTGCTGAGTCTGAACTGTACTTCGAGATACATCGtgttattttttgaaatatcTGATGCCGTAGGATGTAGCATGCCAAGAAATACCCTCTTTTATTTGAGCATCTTGGACAAACAATAACTCAGGCCAGTGGCAATTTTGTTCGAATGGCTATCAACTAAGATAACACTGCAATCCGGGTTTCTAAATATTGCGAGTGTTATTGCAGTGCAAGTTCAAACTAGGTGTGGTCAGATTCTTGACAGAGTGGGAGAAAGAAACCCTCAATCGGACACCTGCCTTAAGCCAACTGGTAAGTTGTTGTGTTCTTGTCTTCTCTGTTCTCTTGTGCTACAAGCTTCTCAAGGGCTTTAAAACGGCAAGGCAATCACAACTTTTTCAGTTGCTGCCAAATCTGATGCTATATACCTGCTGAAGCTTTGTAGCTGTTACTTGGCATATATCTGCAAAATGTTCGGCGAGATACAGAGATACTAAAGGTGCAGATGGAACCGTTGGAACTAGCCGTGCCACGAACTGTTGACTTCAAACTTCCGGTAATATGCTTTCAGTACTGTTTCTTACATGTTACAGTGATAGTTCTAGGCAGAACCTAAATTAAGCTtcaatatatattttgaagCCCCACTCGTTAGTTCCTTGTGCAGAAGTGCACAAGCGCACCCACAATCAAACCAGCCTTCACCTTGACACTCCACGGGATCCCATACCTCCCCCTGCTAACAAGCCCTCTCACGAAGGGCCAGAAGCACAGCACCGTCCAACAACAATAGAGGAATTCTCCGATTCCTGGGCCACCATGAATACCCTTCACCGTCCCGGTAACAACAGCATGCCATACACCGACAGCGATGGCGACAATATTCAGGATTGCGAGCACCGTCACTGGGATGAACACGGGCGATGAATCGAAGGTGAACAGCCCTGGGTCAGCCTCGTTGGTGCTCCCACTGCCATCAGATGTGCTGCTCTCCTTGCGGGTGACCTCGAACACGGTTTCGGACAGTCCCATGGTCTTGAGGAGCACCGTGAGGAACGCAAGGAGCCAGGCGGAGGCTGACGTGATGCGTTGCATCCTGTGGTTGTTCCACCATGCACGGGCCGAGAGCCCGCAATCCTTGTACTCCATCAAGTAGTATACCTGGAAGGTCAAGAACAGAGCCACTGGGATATAGAAACCTTCATCCGACGCCTGCACAAGCATTATAAAGTTCAGGACAACTATGCATCAAAGTAGCAAAAAAGAGGAAATTTCTTTGTGCCTTATTATCTAACAAATTTTGAACAATATTTTGGACTAGTTTAAGAAACCAGGCTGGCTGAATAGTACTACcaccgtttctaaatataaattgttttcgctttgtcctaagtaaaataaaattaaagtTTGAAGAAGTTTATAAGAAAATGCACTAATATCTGCGATACCAAATAATTATACTATGAAATAGTATATACAATGGTGAATTTAATAAAGCTAatctagaacatcttatatttagaaacgaagcgagtatattttaaaattttcagcTATGTTAAATGTGCCGATGGTCGATGGCAAGTGTATGTACCTTTGGCAAGAAGGACTGGTTTGCGAGGAGGCAGAAAGGCCCCAATAGCGCATAGCACAGCTCGAAAGGCGCCCTCACTGGCCACACATCTACAATCAGGTAAGCGAGGCACtgccggagctggaggcgcCCGAAGATGGTGCCGAGGATCGGGCTGTTCTTGCTGATGAGTATCTCCAAAACCCCTGTTGCCCATCTCTTGAACTGGGTCAAGCTGGCTGGTCCCCCGGTCGGAGCGCATCCTAGGAACGCCGGTGGGTTGGTGTCCATCAACACGGATTTCCAACCTGTTGTATGGATTCGCTGCCCGGTCAAGATGTCTTCTGTCATAGACCCGTAGACCCAGCCAACCTGCAATACATGGTCATGGAACCAACTGTCTAAAAACTGCAAAATATGTGCAGTTATACTGTGGCAAAACCTGCAAAAATACGCAACGGCTATACCTCCTGGCCCCAACATGTACCAGCCTCGTAGTTGCAGGCGCCCACTTGTTTTGCCATTTCGATGCGGCTTGACATATTTGCTGTTGTTCTAGCGAGCACATCTCCGGAGATGATGCTCCTAGATGAGTCGATCAATTCTTTCGAATTCCCAAACTTCATTTGCAGCTCCTTGTAAGATGGTGAACCTGGCAAATTAAGTAAGAACACCACTTGATGTGAGGGCTCGAGTTGAACCACAATATGTTGATCAGGACATCAGGTACCCCCCAATTCACTAATCTAGTGATTTACATCTTTGCGCAGTTTTACCTGTTGTCCCATGTTTAACGGTGTCTGGTGGTGGCGTGCCGTATATGACTTTCCTGCGGTGAAAACACCCGGTGCCGCCGTAGAACATGCCTTGGATCCCAGCGACTCCACCTCCAAGTTTCTGAACACGCCACAAAAACAGTAGAAATTGTAACATCGGTGGGCGCACGGCAAAGCCATCCTTCACCACAAGAAAATGGTGAAAACAAGGACCAGCGGTACAACACTGggtgccatgcatgcatatatacctGGAACAAAACCTCCATCTGGTTACCAAAGGGATCATCCCTGAGGCTACCGTAGAACTTCTGCGGCGCCTGGACGAACCCGCTGTCGGTCTCGTCGTCAAACCCCAAGAGGAGACACATGGCATGCAGGGCGACCCCTGGATTGTTGGCGAACATGTCGCAATCCACGTTCAGCATGATTGGCGCGTTGGTCATCACAGCCGATACCCTTGTCTGCACCCACAAACCCCCAGCAGGGTGCTCAGCTCAATTATCAACTTTGTTCTGTAGTTCGTCCCTGTGTTGAACTGTTCTTTTACACTACTGTATTTATAAGAGAGATGACTGACCAGAACGTTCATGGCGCCGGCCTTGAAGTTGTGGTAATGTCTCGGGCTCTTCTCTCTCGAGACGTACACGAGATGTGGGAACCCTTCCCCTGTCTTGCTCTTGCTGTTATCCCAGAGAACCTGAACTCAGAAGAACCACACCAACCACCATGCACGTACGTTAGCAAAACGAGATGGCTTTGCTGAACCTTTGGCACAAAGATGTAAATAGTCATGTGGCGATCGACCTTAATGATGGTAGGATGGTTCCTGCGCTCGGAGCCAACGAACTCGGCGAACTCGGCGTCCTGCAGAATGGACCCCTCGTCGGCGTTCTCGATTCGGCTGGCTAGCTTGTCATACTCGCTCTGGAAACACAAACCAGGAATCAAAAGATGGTCACGGCGACGATGGGCGGCTCAAGCATGCATGGAACCGAGACGATGGCCGGCAGAAGAGAACGCCATTGCCTAACCTTCATGGATGCCCAGCTTTCCAAGAAGTCGGCGCCGTGGCTGCCAGCCTCATCCGGAGCGGAAGAGAAGTACATGAAAGGGGCTCTGACCCCGACGGCATGCCGCTTGCAGAAGGGCACCCAGAGCGCGGCGAACGCGGCGACCTCGCTCAGCGCGTAGCACGTCACCGGGGAGCAGCCGTCGTCGGAGACGTAGCACGCCAGCTTGCGGGCGTCGGGGTAGTCGACGGCGAGCAGCGAGAGCACCGTGTTGACCGTGATCACCGGTGGCTCCAGCGCCGGGTCCGCCGTGGTCACGAACATGTCCACCGCCGGGAGCTCGTCGTCGGCCTCGAGGAGGTGTTCGGGGAAGGTGTCGAAGCGGACGGGGCTCCACTTGCCGTTGATGGTGAGGAGCCACACGAAGGTGAACCAGGCCTCGCAGACGAGCGCCGCGAGCCATGGCCATTGCCACGTCGTCGACGTGTCCCCtagcgtggcggcgcggcgggccaGGAGGGCaagcaggaggaagaggactaCGATGTCGGCCAGTTTCCACGCCGTTCTCCGGAGGGCCACCCTCTCCTGCAGCTTCTTCCTGGCGCCcgccatggccaaggaagcTATAGCAGCCGCCACAAAGAAAGCTGATCGATAGGCAAGTGGAGGACAACAAAAGGAGGCGTTTACAACATATGTAAGTACAACAACGTCTCTGTCCGACCGGTGCAATTTATATCCATCCCAGATCCTCCCTTTAATTCCTTTCCTTAATGCAGCTCCAATCAGAGCAGCTAGCATTCGCTAGTCAGTGGCCCGCACTCCATGATTAACCAGTAGCAGTATGATTTTGTGATGTGCATGCTTGGGCCTCGGAGGGCAAGAGAAAGTTATCTTTTTCCTTGGCAGCCATAGGCCACTGTGCGTGGTTACGTACGTAGCGATAATCTGTGAGATGGGGATGGACGTTCTTGTCTCTTTGCCGCAGAGGGTGTGTGTTCGTTACTGGCTTCGCGCTGTGTACCGTCAATCCGATCCAGGAAAATCTAGCGCGTGCATGAGATGTGCAGAACAGGAGTCCAGTTAAATTTGGACCAACCAAtcctacgtacgtacgtgatCCGTGACGACATACGGCAAGGCAAATTATTGCCCCAGGCTATAGGCTGTAGCTGGGGCCGGCCGGCGATGGATCTTGGACGCACGCACTCAGCCACTAACCCTGGTCACGGCTGACGAAGTCGATCACGAGCCAAGCACCTGGAGATCATATGATGTGCTTATTGGTCTGATCAGTTCGGTAGGAAGTTAATTATGATGGATGGAAGATTGGGATTTGTTGGCTCCAACCGGAATCGGTCGTTTCCTTGGTGTTTCCTGATTGTTGGCTCCAACCGGAATCAGCCGCAAGAGTCTCGTACATCAACTGCAAATGGCGTGGGAAGTCGTGGAGGCTCACGTGAGGCCGACGGTGACAGCTATAAACACACGTTGGGTAAATATCCTAGCAGTGTGTAAGTAGATAGGCTGTTTCTACTTTTGCAGCGGCGGAGCTTGAACGTAATTTGAGGAGGCAAATGAACCTACTGCAACTCCTGAGTGGAGATGCCAATAAAGAATGGGTCAAAATTGTACGGATTATACTACATGTTCAATGGTAATTAAGAAATTTTCTTTGGGTTGGGTGTGAGAGCTCCGCCGCtggttgtttgtttggtttccACAGGAGTGTGTCAGGTATCATTAGGGCATCATCTCCAAGAGCAGCCGTTACTTAACGTCACGTGTCTGATTTTTGCTTAGGTGGAAAGGAAAAAGCAGGAAGAAGCATAATACTAGTTACTTTGCAAGAAACTGCTACTTCACGGATACCAAGAAAAATTGGAGTATGACAAATGGGTCTTAGCACAAAGAATACTTTTTAATCAGAAAAAAGTGATGGAtaggagagagagaagtgaTGACATGGAATGCAAAATAACGGCGCTATAGTAACGTTTATAGTAACGGCTTGTTGAAGATACCCTTAGGCCTTTCCCAATGGTGGTCACTTAGCACAATATCTTAAGCATTTTGCTTACAGGCCGttaatgaagaaagagagagagaaaggttGGCTCTTGTTGAAGATACTACTCTTGCACATAGATATAGGTAAAAACATTAATTCACCCAATCACATGCAAACACAACTActaaattaattaatgcaGCCTTGTTTAGAGACAACAAGTAAGAGACAAGGCATTGTGGGGTTAGTCTCTTGTGAAATTTCATCACTTAAGATAGCATATTAAGAGACAATTCATTGGGAGAGGCCTTATCTTCCTATCATTGACTGTGATTTATACTCCAATAAGAGAAAATTGATCAAATGTATCTTAAGTTGAAAGATGTGCCACGCTGGATCGCTGTGGTTCTAAAACCATCATTGAAGGGTCTTTGTTATACTCGATGGTGTTTTCGGTTACTGCCTaggcaaaaaagaaatagtTAAGCCTGAGGCAACAATGTTTTCAAAGGGATCACTCAACCCATGACAACAATGCTTGCAAGAAGTTCAGCCTGTGGAAATAGGGTCGATTAACTTTTAGGACACGACTGTCTGGTACCATAGTGCCAGGCCTCATGAAATCTCGTAGCTTTTGTCAACTCTTCCTAGATGCCATTGTTCCAACTCTTAATGAAAACAGCGATGTTGTATTCGTATAAAAAAATAGTTAATTTTCTTTAAAACCCTATGTTACCTTGGTGCAATACCACTTagcttggaggcttatgtGCACCAGTTTTGAAAATGTTTGGTTGGACATAATAATGCACCAAAcgacagagagagagaaaaaaaaaccatcaTGTGTGGTGCATACCTCACTTTGGTAGAGAATGAGGAAGAATTCATACGACGAGGGATCTTCGGTGGGTCGGTGGCCATCATCGTGAGGAAGGGCAATGTCCTGATGTATTCGAAGCTCAGTACGAGAGTTCGAGTTCAAGTCGGAAACATAGAAAAACATTAATGACATTATTGGACACCTACCCGAACTCCTCGCCCCCATGCTGGATGTGCTTCCGAAACAAGTGCAAGCCCAGGCCTTCACCTAGCGGCAAAAAGTCTCTCAGAGGTAGGAAGGATTGCGCCTGTCCGgtggcggagccaggattCAACCGAGCACCAGGCCAACTTTGTATTATGCATAGTGATTAGTCTAAAACCCAGGCCAAACCAGCTATTTATACTAAAACATAATGCAAAGAAGTTCCAAGCCTCAGGCCATGGCCGTTGTTGCCTCGGCCCTGGCTCCGCTTCTACGCCTCTCAAACGGAGGAATTCATCGCAGCCAAACACTGAGTGAAGTATGCACCACACGATGGTTTTTATTATCTCTTTTGGCACATTGCTATGTTTATTGCAGTGAGATCAGTGTATGATATAGTTGTCATAGACGCAAAGAAATTTGTCAAGTCTTATTAGAATTCCTGTGAGATTAGGATGTAGGAAACcaatacatatatattttggAGGATCAATATTCATTTGAAGCAAAGAGCTCTATTGGAATAGTTGCTTAGGGGGAGTCAAAAATATCTTGAAATTCCTTCAGCCCAAAAAGGCCAGAGGTGGTGTCTCCTAGTGTATGATTAATGTTAAGGTGCAACCTCCCCGATGCATTGACTCTTGATTTGCATATAAAATATAGTTATTATTAAAAGACTTGTGCAGGATATTTAATTTACTTGAAGACGATATATAACATAACAAATGGTTTTCTCATTTAAGCGTTTGATTAAAAAATATCGCCGCAAACAAAAGTTGTCAGGTGCTGCGATAAAATCTTTATCGCGGCAACAAATAGCaggttttttttacagtaaAAGACCTTCTTTATTGCTTTATTGCATGTCAGACAAGGTTAAATCCTCCAGGAGGAGATTTACAATAGCATCGGGGGATTCTTCTAGCCAGACGTCCGGTGGAggaacatttttctttttgtttactCCTTGCTCATTCATGGGCTACCATACTATTGCTAATTCATGAACTTAACTACAAATAGCAGCGTTGATGTGGTGCCGGATGCAGACTTTTCTTTTCAGAAATTTGCAAGAAGCATTTTTTCGTCAGTCGCACATAGCTTATTCTACATTTTTTAAACAACATTATTTTGGCTTAATagattcagaaaaaaaaaagatcgatACAATTACAGCTGAAAATTTTATGCACCGAACGAGTTCGCCCAAAAGGATATACAGAAAGG contains:
- the LOC100827122 gene encoding cellulose synthase-like protein H1 — encoded protein: MAGARKKLQERVALRRTAWKLADIVVLFLLLALLARRAATLGDTSTTWQWPWLAALVCEAWFTFVWLLTINGKWSPVRFDTFPEHLLEADDELPAVDMFVTTADPALEPPVITVNTVLSLLAVDYPDARKLACYVSDDGCSPVTCYALSEVAAFAALWVPFCKRHAVGVRAPFMYFSSAPDEAGSHGADFLESWASMKSEYDKLASRIENADEGSILQDAEFAEFVGSERRNHPTIIKVLWDNSKSKTGEGFPHLVYVSREKSPRHYHNFKAGAMNVLTRVSAVMTNAPIMLNVDCDMFANNPGVALHAMCLLLGFDDETDSGFVQAPQKFYGSLRDDPFGNQMEVLFQKLGGGVAGIQGMFYGGTGCFHRRKVIYGTPPPDTVKHGTTGSPSYKELQMKFGNSKELIDSSRSIISGDVLARTTANMSSRIEMAKQVGACNYEAGTCWGQEVGWVYGSMTEDILTGQRIHTTGWKSVLMDTNPPAFLGCAPTGGPASLTQFKRWATGVLEILISKNSPILGTIFGRLQLRQCLAYLIVDVWPVRAPFELCYALLGPFCLLANQSFLPKASDEGFYIPVALFLTFQVYYLMEYKDCGLSARAWWNNHRMQRITSASAWLLAFLTVLLKTMGLSETVFEVTRKESSTSDGSGSTNEADPGLFTFDSSPVFIPVTVLAILNIVAIAVGVWHAVVTGTVKGIHGGPGIGEFLYCCWTVLCFWPFVRGLVSRGRYGIPWSVKVKAGLIVGALVHFCTRN